A region of Micromonospora sp. WMMD882 DNA encodes the following proteins:
- a CDS encoding alpha/beta hydrolase, which produces MTDQHDGPIDESCVLTDGPWTHRFVGANGSRFHVVEAGAGPMVLLLHGFPEFWWAWHELLPAIADAGFRAVAVDLRGYGATDKPPRGYDGYTLAADVAGLIRALGERSATVVGTGAGGLLGWTAASFHPNLVRRLVVLGAPHPLRLRAGIFADPRGQFSAATPTLKFQLPRYEHVLTRNDAAGVEEVLRRWGGRRWVDGPAFAPYAARCREAMRIPQAAFCALEAYRWAFRSVLRLHGYRFVKLMQKPLVTPTLQLHGAEDIASLPRTAQGSGRYVQGPYEWRLLPDVGHFPHLEAPDVVLGEVLRWAKS; this is translated from the coding sequence ATGACCGACCAGCATGACGGGCCGATCGACGAGTCCTGCGTCCTCACCGACGGGCCGTGGACCCACCGGTTCGTCGGCGCGAACGGCAGCCGGTTCCACGTCGTCGAGGCCGGCGCCGGCCCGATGGTCCTCCTGCTGCACGGTTTCCCCGAATTCTGGTGGGCGTGGCACGAGCTGCTGCCCGCCATCGCCGACGCCGGCTTCCGGGCCGTCGCGGTCGACCTGCGCGGCTACGGCGCGACCGACAAACCACCCCGCGGGTACGACGGCTACACGCTCGCCGCCGACGTCGCCGGCCTGATCCGGGCGCTGGGCGAACGTTCCGCCACCGTGGTCGGCACCGGGGCGGGCGGGCTGCTCGGCTGGACCGCCGCCTCGTTCCACCCCAACCTGGTACGCCGGCTGGTGGTGCTCGGCGCGCCACACCCGCTGCGGCTGCGGGCCGGGATCTTCGCCGACCCACGCGGGCAGTTCAGCGCCGCCACCCCCACCCTGAAGTTCCAGCTTCCCCGCTACGAGCACGTGCTCACCCGCAACGACGCGGCCGGGGTGGAGGAGGTGCTGCGCCGGTGGGGCGGCCGACGTTGGGTGGACGGCCCCGCGTTCGCCCCGTACGCGGCCCGTTGCCGGGAGGCGATGCGGATCCCGCAGGCCGCGTTCTGCGCCCTGGAGGCGTACCGGTGGGCGTTCCGTTCGGTGCTGCGGCTGCACGGCTACCGGTTCGTCAAGCTGATGCAGAAACCCCTGGTCACCCCGACGCTGCAACTGCACGGCGCGGAGGACATCGCCTCCCTGCCACGCACCGCCCAGGGTTCCGGCCGCTACGTCCAGGGCCCGTACGAGTGGCGGCTGCTGCCCGACGTGGGCCACTTCCCGCACCTGGAGGCCCCGGACGTGGTGCTCGGCGAGGTGCTGCGCTGGGCGAAGTCCTGA
- a CDS encoding immune inhibitor A domain-containing protein, producing the protein MGLLGLTLTATGLAVGNTAAAAPSANTPGAVPSAAEANHAEHDHDLPNPLETKRRALRQEGLSEVLSGRAKSEKINGSTVVKVGKTQAAGGPAARSAKAGAAAQTKDQYVELAREQTDRIFVILAEFGNERHPNFPDQDTDPDTPGPARFDGPLRNEIPEPNRAVDNSTVWQADYDADYFRKLYFGTGKGDESLKQYYEAQSSGRYSVDGTVTDWVKVQYNEARYGRSGGYPCGSNVCSNTWALVRDAANKWVADQKAAGRTDAQIAADMKSFDKWDRYDHDADGNFNESDGYIDHFQIVHAGGDEADGDPWQGEDAIWSHRWYAYASDQGVTGPPNFPAGGTQIGNTGIWIGDYTIQPENGGRSVFYHEYGHDLGLPDDYNVVNGGDNNNEHWTLMAQSRLGAKNDGGIGERGGDLGAWNKLQLGWLDYEVIVAGQKRTLELGPQEYNSDKAQAAVVVLPQRPYSFDNGKPFEGAKQFFSGNEDDLNSTMTRTVDLTGKSSAALSMKGRYSIEAGYDYLFFEASTDGGQSWTALPGTVDGQPIPEITPGRPALDGSSDGEWVDINIPMDFAAGQTVQFRLRYQTDGGVSEGGFFGDAITVTADGQTVLTDGAENGAPGWTLAGWSIVEETYTRLFDNFYIAGHRSYVSYDKYLKTGPYFFGYSNTRPEYVDHYAYQEGLLISYWNTRWADNDTFAHPGEGRNMIIDAHPRPIYNLTGQPWRARVQVYDAPFSLKKADSFTLHLNSQPQYIRGQAAEPLFDDTKQYWYPELPNHGVKVPATGTKIKVLEQDGTSIKVRFS; encoded by the coding sequence GTGGGTCTGCTCGGGTTGACTTTGACGGCGACGGGTCTGGCGGTCGGTAACACCGCTGCCGCCGCGCCCTCGGCCAACACGCCGGGAGCGGTCCCGTCGGCTGCCGAAGCCAACCACGCCGAGCACGACCACGACCTGCCCAACCCGCTCGAAACCAAGCGGCGCGCCCTGCGCCAGGAGGGGCTGAGCGAGGTCCTCTCCGGACGCGCCAAGTCTGAGAAGATCAACGGCAGCACCGTGGTGAAGGTCGGCAAGACCCAGGCCGCGGGCGGCCCGGCGGCCCGTTCGGCCAAGGCCGGCGCCGCCGCTCAGACCAAGGACCAGTACGTCGAGCTGGCCCGCGAGCAGACCGACCGGATCTTCGTCATCCTCGCCGAGTTCGGCAACGAGCGGCACCCGAACTTCCCGGACCAGGACACCGACCCGGACACCCCCGGGCCGGCCCGGTTCGACGGCCCGCTGCGTAACGAGATCCCCGAGCCGAACCGCGCGGTGGACAACTCCACCGTGTGGCAGGCCGACTACGACGCGGACTACTTCCGCAAGCTGTACTTCGGCACCGGCAAGGGCGACGAGTCGCTCAAGCAGTACTACGAGGCCCAGTCCTCGGGCCGGTACAGCGTGGACGGCACCGTCACCGACTGGGTGAAGGTGCAGTACAACGAGGCCCGCTACGGCCGCTCCGGCGGCTACCCCTGCGGCTCCAACGTCTGTTCGAACACCTGGGCGCTGGTCCGGGACGCCGCCAACAAGTGGGTGGCCGACCAGAAGGCCGCCGGCCGTACGGACGCGCAGATCGCCGCGGACATGAAGTCCTTCGACAAGTGGGACCGGTACGACCACGACGCCGACGGCAACTTCAACGAGTCGGACGGCTACATCGACCACTTCCAGATCGTGCACGCCGGTGGCGACGAGGCGGACGGCGACCCGTGGCAGGGCGAGGACGCCATCTGGAGCCACCGCTGGTACGCGTACGCCAGCGACCAGGGCGTGACCGGCCCGCCGAACTTCCCGGCCGGTGGCACCCAGATCGGCAACACCGGGATCTGGATCGGCGACTACACCATCCAGCCGGAGAACGGCGGCCGTAGCGTCTTCTACCACGAGTACGGCCACGACCTCGGTCTGCCGGACGACTACAACGTGGTCAACGGCGGCGACAACAACAACGAGCACTGGACCCTGATGGCCCAGAGCCGGCTCGGCGCCAAGAACGACGGCGGCATCGGCGAGCGCGGCGGTGACCTCGGCGCGTGGAACAAGCTCCAGCTCGGCTGGCTCGACTACGAGGTGATCGTGGCCGGTCAGAAGCGGACCCTGGAGCTCGGCCCGCAGGAGTACAACTCCGACAAGGCGCAGGCGGCCGTGGTGGTGCTGCCGCAGCGGCCGTACTCCTTCGACAACGGCAAGCCGTTCGAGGGCGCCAAGCAGTTCTTCTCGGGCAACGAGGACGACCTCAACAGCACGATGACCCGGACGGTCGACCTGACCGGGAAGTCGTCGGCGGCGCTGTCGATGAAGGGCCGCTACAGCATCGAGGCCGGCTACGACTACCTCTTCTTCGAGGCGTCCACCGACGGCGGCCAGAGCTGGACGGCGCTGCCGGGCACGGTCGACGGCCAGCCGATCCCGGAGATCACCCCGGGTCGTCCGGCGCTGGACGGCTCCAGCGACGGTGAGTGGGTCGACATCAACATCCCGATGGACTTCGCCGCCGGCCAGACGGTGCAGTTCCGGCTGCGCTACCAGACCGACGGCGGGGTCTCCGAGGGCGGCTTCTTCGGTGACGCGATCACCGTGACCGCCGACGGTCAGACCGTCCTCACCGACGGCGCGGAGAACGGCGCGCCCGGCTGGACGCTTGCCGGTTGGTCCATCGTCGAGGAGACCTACACCCGCCTCTTCGACAACTTCTACATCGCCGGTCACCGGTCGTACGTCTCGTACGACAAGTACCTCAAGACCGGCCCGTACTTCTTCGGGTACAGCAACACCCGCCCCGAGTACGTGGACCACTACGCGTACCAGGAGGGTCTGCTGATCTCCTACTGGAACACCCGCTGGGCGGACAACGACACGTTCGCGCACCCGGGTGAGGGTCGCAACATGATCATCGACGCGCACCCGCGGCCGATCTACAACCTGACCGGTCAGCCCTGGCGGGCCCGCGTCCAGGTCTACGACGCGCCGTTCAGCCTGAAGAAGGCCGACTCGTTCACGCTGCACCTCAACAGCCAGCCGCAGTACATCCGCGGCCAGGCGGCGGAGCCGCTGTTCGACGACACCAAGCAGTACTGGTACCCGGAGCTGCCGAACCACGGCGTCAAGGTCCCGGCCACCGGCACCAAGATCAAGGTTCTGGAGCAGGACGGCACCTCCATCAAGGTCCGCTTCTCCTGA
- a CDS encoding immune inhibitor A domain-containing protein: MKLSVPPRGSRRRLIVVLPAVALAASALTVPVSAAAEPTGSAGRAVIGADEYYINYAEPAVQPDTEGREVKGRDGIHAPAVDAARAYDRKYARGNPVAARELAKAEAKAIRTGQNPRRFKKAPATQTAKLLTLLVEFNDKANDDFTGTMVPKTVFGDRSCVPGTVQNGPLHNRIPNPASYPNEDNNSMWVPNFSPTHYNRMLYSRTGITQRVRTDLTGPDGKPGIDISGRSMRNMYLEMSKGAYTVDGQASPWIKVPHSEGWYAASRCFQDETGAWVAGRQQAMNGHPDNPQGAGRLATDAVDALAAMDPDFPWADYDIEDQGDRDGDGDFHEPDGVIDHLVLVHAGQGKSRGGGAEGTYAIWAHSSAVAGGYAIPGTDLRVSNYIVQPEDAGVGVFAHEYGHDLGLPDLYDTSGNADSDVDFWDLMASGSHSGEIFQALPTHMGLWDKWVLGWADPLEVPVGANPRAVLLGQTSRTPRGTQDGLKIDLPDKVINLADPHSGQNMWYSGADQDWADVKLSRTVAVPAAADAKFWMWNNYVIEADWDYGFVEVSTDGGSSWTELKVYDESGALVSTNDGYADPNGRLVDFGNKKYGLTGDTHGWRHDYVDLSPYAGTTVQVRLRYATDAAFVERGWFADDFAVTGGAATTWSDDVEGGAAGWTATGGTFTDTTGGGWATDSGTKVQAHYYLAEWRNFDGFDEGLKYAYDTVYSNEAWKVDRIAYNAPGMLVWYRDTTLGDVNHTTAQLTALPSYGAKGGLLIVDANFDPLRRTGEAATKDPSTLKNLPSRPQSSNAAFSLHPTYPFNECLEAAGEPYSEYCTSFGAQPAVPGFTDARGWVPGIEVRDGSQLFARDSDASVVVPSRGNAAYTTRAVNPDGTPATGVYGTDLGFTVLGTGNPGDQGVSYGVTITIKRTANDNSHALVQVTPARR; encoded by the coding sequence ATGAAACTCTCCGTCCCGCCACGCGGGTCACGTCGACGACTGATCGTCGTCCTTCCCGCGGTCGCGCTCGCCGCCTCGGCACTCACCGTGCCGGTCAGCGCGGCGGCCGAACCGACCGGATCCGCCGGCCGCGCCGTCATCGGCGCGGACGAGTACTACATCAACTACGCCGAGCCCGCGGTGCAACCGGACACCGAGGGTCGTGAGGTGAAGGGACGCGACGGCATCCACGCGCCGGCCGTCGACGCGGCCCGCGCGTACGACCGCAAGTACGCCCGGGGCAACCCGGTGGCCGCCCGCGAGCTGGCGAAGGCCGAGGCGAAGGCGATCCGGACGGGGCAGAACCCGCGCCGGTTCAAGAAGGCCCCGGCCACCCAGACCGCCAAGCTGCTGACCCTGTTGGTGGAGTTCAACGACAAGGCGAACGACGACTTCACCGGGACGATGGTGCCGAAGACGGTCTTCGGGGACCGGAGCTGCGTCCCCGGCACCGTCCAGAACGGACCGTTGCACAACCGGATCCCGAACCCGGCGTCGTACCCGAACGAGGACAACAACTCGATGTGGGTGCCGAACTTCTCGCCCACCCACTACAACCGGATGCTCTACTCCCGGACGGGCATCACCCAGCGGGTGCGCACCGACCTGACCGGACCGGACGGCAAGCCGGGCATCGACATCTCCGGCCGCAGCATGCGCAACATGTACCTGGAGATGTCGAAGGGCGCGTACACGGTCGACGGGCAGGCCAGCCCGTGGATCAAGGTGCCGCACTCGGAGGGCTGGTACGCGGCGTCGCGCTGCTTCCAGGACGAGACCGGCGCGTGGGTGGCCGGGCGTCAGCAGGCGATGAACGGGCACCCGGACAACCCGCAGGGCGCCGGCCGGCTCGCCACCGACGCGGTCGACGCGCTGGCCGCGATGGACCCGGACTTCCCGTGGGCCGACTACGACATCGAGGACCAGGGCGACCGGGACGGCGACGGCGACTTCCACGAGCCGGACGGCGTGATCGACCACCTGGTGCTGGTGCACGCCGGGCAGGGCAAGTCGCGCGGCGGCGGCGCGGAGGGCACGTACGCCATCTGGGCGCACTCGTCGGCGGTGGCCGGCGGTTACGCGATCCCCGGCACGGACCTGCGGGTGTCCAACTACATCGTGCAGCCGGAGGACGCCGGGGTCGGCGTCTTCGCCCACGAGTACGGCCACGACCTGGGTCTGCCGGACCTCTACGACACCTCCGGCAACGCCGACTCGGACGTGGACTTCTGGGACCTGATGGCGTCCGGCTCGCACTCCGGGGAGATCTTCCAGGCGCTGCCGACCCACATGGGCCTGTGGGACAAGTGGGTGCTCGGCTGGGCCGACCCGCTGGAGGTCCCGGTCGGCGCGAACCCGCGCGCCGTCCTGCTCGGGCAGACCTCGCGGACCCCGCGCGGCACCCAGGACGGCCTCAAGATCGACCTGCCGGACAAGGTGATCAACCTCGCCGACCCGCACAGCGGCCAGAACATGTGGTACAGCGGCGCGGACCAGGACTGGGCGGACGTCAAGCTCAGCCGTACGGTGGCCGTGCCGGCCGCCGCGGACGCGAAGTTCTGGATGTGGAACAACTACGTCATCGAGGCGGACTGGGACTACGGCTTCGTCGAGGTGTCCACCGACGGCGGGTCGTCCTGGACCGAGCTGAAGGTGTACGACGAGTCCGGCGCCCTGGTCAGCACGAACGACGGGTACGCGGACCCGAACGGCCGGCTGGTCGACTTCGGGAACAAGAAGTACGGCCTGACCGGCGACACGCACGGCTGGCGGCACGACTACGTCGACCTGTCCCCGTACGCGGGCACGACCGTGCAGGTCCGGCTGCGGTACGCCACCGACGCGGCGTTCGTGGAGCGGGGCTGGTTCGCCGACGACTTCGCGGTCACCGGCGGCGCGGCCACCACCTGGAGTGACGACGTCGAGGGCGGCGCGGCCGGCTGGACGGCCACCGGGGGCACGTTCACCGACACCACCGGCGGCGGCTGGGCGACCGACTCGGGCACCAAGGTGCAGGCGCACTACTACCTGGCCGAGTGGCGCAACTTCGACGGCTTCGACGAGGGCCTGAAGTACGCCTACGACACGGTGTACTCGAACGAGGCGTGGAAGGTGGACCGGATCGCGTACAACGCGCCGGGAATGCTGGTCTGGTACCGGGACACCACGCTGGGCGACGTCAACCACACCACCGCCCAGCTCACCGCGCTGCCCAGCTACGGGGCCAAGGGCGGGCTGCTGATCGTCGACGCGAACTTCGACCCGCTGCGCCGTACCGGCGAGGCGGCCACGAAGGACCCGTCGACGTTGAAGAACCTGCCGAGCCGGCCGCAGTCGTCGAACGCGGCGTTCTCCCTGCACCCGACGTACCCGTTCAACGAGTGCCTGGAGGCGGCGGGCGAGCCGTACAGCGAGTACTGCACCAGCTTCGGCGCGCAGCCGGCGGTGCCGGGCTTCACCGACGCCCGGGGCTGGGTGCCGGGCATCGAGGTGCGTGACGGCTCGCAGTTGTTCGCCCGGGACAGCGACGCCTCGGTGGTCGTCCCGTCGCGCGGTAACGCCGCGTACACCACCCGGGCGGTGAACCCGGACGGCACCCCGGCGACCGGGGTGTACGGCACCGACCTGGGCTTCACCGTCCTGGGCACCGGGAACCCCGGCGACCAGGGCGTGAGCTACGGCGTCACGATCACCATCAAACGGACGGCGAACGACAACTCGCACGCGCTGGTGCAGGTCACCCCGGCCCGGCGATGA
- the acs gene encoding acetate--CoA ligase, which produces MSEALANLLNETRQFPPPAALAGNANVKADAYEAARTDRLAFWETQARRLTWAKEWDQTLDWSSPPFAKWFVGGQLNVAYNCLDRHVAAGLGDRVAIHWEGEPGDTRTITYAELHRLTCQAANALTDLGVTVGDRVAIYLPMIPEAAVAMLACARIGAVHSVVFGGFSADSLTNRIQDASAKVVITADGGFRRGKPSALKPTVDESVANCPSVEHVLVVRRTGAEVAWSAKDHWWHETVETASAEHDAQSFDAETPLFILYTSGTTARPKGILHTTGGYLTQAAYTTWAVFDLKPETDVYWCTADIGWVTGHSYIVYGPLANGATQVMYEGTPDTPHKGRFWEIVQRYGVTILYTAPTLIRTMMKWGEDIPAQHDLSSLRLLGSVGEPINPEAWMWYREHVGGGELPIVDTWWQTETGAMMISPLPGVTETKPGSAMTPLPGISADVVDDQGQSVPNGGGGYLVLREPWPSMLRTIWGDDDRFVETYWSRFEGMYFAGDGAKRDDDGHIWLLGRVDDVMLVSGHNISTTEVESALVSHPSVAEAAVVGATDPTTGQAIVAFAIPRGTADVAGEAGEQLIADLRNHVAKTLGPIAKPRQIMLVPELPKTRSGKIMRRLLRDVAENRSLGDVTTLQDSSVMDLISSGMSGGKSDDD; this is translated from the coding sequence ATGAGCGAGGCCTTGGCCAACTTGCTGAACGAGACGCGGCAGTTCCCGCCGCCGGCCGCGCTCGCCGGGAACGCCAACGTCAAGGCTGACGCGTACGAGGCGGCGCGGACCGACCGGCTGGCGTTCTGGGAGACGCAGGCCCGGCGGCTGACCTGGGCGAAGGAGTGGGACCAGACGCTCGACTGGAGCAGTCCGCCGTTCGCGAAGTGGTTCGTCGGCGGGCAGCTCAACGTGGCGTACAACTGCCTGGACCGGCACGTGGCGGCCGGGCTGGGCGACCGGGTGGCGATCCACTGGGAGGGCGAGCCGGGCGACACCCGCACGATCACGTACGCCGAGCTGCACCGGCTCACCTGCCAGGCGGCGAACGCGCTGACCGACCTCGGCGTCACCGTCGGTGACCGGGTGGCGATCTACCTGCCGATGATCCCGGAGGCGGCGGTGGCGATGCTGGCCTGTGCCCGGATCGGGGCGGTGCACAGCGTGGTCTTCGGTGGTTTCTCCGCCGACTCGCTGACCAACCGGATCCAGGACGCCAGCGCCAAGGTGGTGATCACCGCGGACGGCGGATTCCGGCGGGGCAAGCCGTCGGCGTTGAAGCCGACCGTGGACGAGTCGGTGGCGAACTGCCCGTCGGTGGAGCACGTGCTGGTGGTCCGGCGTACCGGTGCGGAGGTCGCCTGGTCGGCGAAGGACCACTGGTGGCACGAGACGGTGGAGACGGCGTCGGCCGAGCACGACGCGCAGTCGTTCGACGCGGAGACGCCGCTGTTCATCCTGTACACGTCCGGCACGACGGCCCGCCCGAAGGGCATCCTGCACACCACCGGCGGTTACCTGACGCAGGCGGCGTACACGACGTGGGCGGTGTTCGACCTGAAGCCGGAGACGGACGTCTACTGGTGCACCGCCGACATCGGCTGGGTGACGGGGCACTCCTACATCGTGTACGGGCCGCTGGCCAACGGCGCGACCCAGGTGATGTACGAGGGCACCCCGGACACCCCGCACAAGGGCCGCTTCTGGGAGATCGTGCAGCGGTACGGCGTGACGATCCTGTACACCGCGCCGACCCTGATCCGGACGATGATGAAGTGGGGCGAGGACATTCCCGCCCAGCACGATCTGTCGTCGCTGCGGCTGCTGGGCAGCGTCGGCGAGCCGATCAACCCCGAGGCGTGGATGTGGTACCGCGAGCACGTCGGCGGGGGTGAGCTGCCGATCGTGGACACCTGGTGGCAGACCGAGACCGGGGCGATGATGATCTCGCCGTTGCCGGGGGTGACCGAGACGAAGCCGGGCAGCGCGATGACCCCGTTGCCGGGGATCAGCGCGGACGTGGTGGACGACCAGGGTCAGTCGGTGCCCAACGGCGGTGGCGGCTACCTGGTGCTGCGGGAGCCGTGGCCGTCGATGCTGCGCACCATCTGGGGCGACGACGACCGGTTCGTCGAGACGTACTGGTCGCGGTTCGAGGGGATGTACTTCGCCGGGGACGGCGCGAAGCGGGACGACGACGGGCACATCTGGCTGCTCGGCCGGGTGGACGACGTGATGCTGGTGTCCGGGCACAACATCTCCACCACCGAGGTCGAGTCGGCGCTGGTGTCGCACCCGTCGGTGGCCGAGGCGGCGGTGGTGGGCGCGACCGACCCGACGACCGGGCAGGCGATCGTCGCGTTCGCGATTCCGCGCGGCACCGCCGACGTGGCGGGCGAGGCGGGTGAGCAGCTCATCGCCGATCTGCGCAACCACGTGGCGAAGACGCTCGGGCCGATCGCGAAGCCGCGGCAGATCATGCTGGTGCCGGAGTTGCCGAAGACCCGGTCCGGCAAGATCATGCGCCGGTTGCTGCGGGACGTGGCGGAGAACCGTTCGCTGGGTGACGTCACCACCCTCCAGGACTCGTCGGTGATGGACCTGATCTCGTCCGGCATGAGCGGCGGGAAATCCGACGACGACTGA